From a region of the Lactuca sativa cultivar Salinas chromosome 4, Lsat_Salinas_v11, whole genome shotgun sequence genome:
- the LOC111919457 gene encoding protein SPIRAL1-like 1, translated as MGRGVSCGGGQSSLGYLLGSGAGQAEADDNAPPPPENTTEAPKDSTEPPSDDATNTQTDESGNVINQNPTAESSHDSSTNNYHRADGQNCGNFITDRPSTKVHAAPGGNSSLGYLFGDEKK; from the exons ATGGGGCGCGGTGTAAGTTGCGGCGGAGGCCAGAGTTCTTTAGGTTACTTGTTGGGAAGTGGCGCCGGACAGGCTGAGGCCGACGACAACGCTCCACCGCCACCGGAGAACACCACCGAGGCTCCTAAAGATTCTACAGAACCACCTTCCGATGATGCTACAAACACCCAAACCGATGAATCTGGCAACGTAATCAACCAAAATCCGACTGCTGAATCATCTCATGATAGTTCAACAAACAATTACCACAGAGCCGATGGACAGAATTGTGGCAATTTCATCACT GATCGGCCTTCAACCAAGGTTCATGCTGCACCTGGTGGCAATTCTTCACTTGGTTACCTTTTCGGTGATGAGAAGAAATGA